The following is a genomic window from Pedobacter sp. KBS0701.
CCATACCACCTATGCCGGTAATGGTTGCAATGGCTTTTTTAGGGAACATATCGCCCACAGTAGAAAATATATTTGCCGACCATGCCTGGTGGGCTGCACCCGCAATACCGATAATGATTACCGGAATCCAATAGGTAATGTGGCCTAAAGGTTGTGCGGCCAAAGCCAATAGCGGGAAAAATGCAAAAATCAACATGGCCCTCATTCTGCCTTCGTAAGGATTCATGCCTTTTTTATCTACAAAATAAGTAGGCAACCATCCTCCGATAATAGAAAGCAAGGTAATCATGTAAAGCACAAATAATGGTAATGCACTTTGAGTAGAATCCATCCCGTAAACCGATTTCAGGTAAGCAGGGGTCCAGAATAAAAAGAACCACCAAACACCATCGGTCATAAATTTACCAAAGGCGAAAGCCCAGGTCTGTTTGTATTTAAAACAATCGATAAACGAAACTTTTTCTTTGGTTTCTTCAACGTAATCGGCCAATTTCCGGTCGTTGATTACATCTTGTTGAATATAGGCCAATTCTTCAGCGCTAACCCTTTTATGTAATTCTGGCTTGTTATATACGAAAACCCATAAGCCCATCCATATAAAACCTAATGCACCGATAATAATGAACGACATTTCCCAACCATAAGCTTTGGCGATAAAAGGAATGGTAATAGGGGCAGCCAATGCACCAACAGTAGCACCAGCATTGAAAATACTGGTTGCAAATGCCCGGTCTTTTTTAGGAAAGTATTCGGCAGTGGCTTTAATTGCAGCCGGGAAGTTTCCAGCCTCTCCAACCGCCAGTACAAAACGGGCAAAAATAAAGAGGGTAACACTTACCGAAACCACCAAACCTGTATCGTTAACACGGGCAATAATTTCTTTAGCACCTTCAAAACCTACAAACCAGTTTCCATTGATGATACCTGCAGTTGCAATACCGCAGAAAGCATGCAAACAGGCGCCTACCGACCAAACACCAATGGCCCATAAAAAGCCCTTTTTTGTATCCAGTTTATCAACTAAACGACCTGCAAAAAGCATGGATATCGCATAAAAAATAGAGAACAGGGCCGTTATATTTCCATAGTCGTTATTGTCCCAATGAAATTCCGGTTTAATAAAATCTGTCCAGGTTAAAGAAAGTACCTGTCTATCTAAATAATTTATGGTCGTAGCTAAGAATAACAGCAAACAGATGGTCCATCTATATTTGCTTGTTTTGGGTTGGTTCATTTGGTTAGGTTTGTTAAATTTTTATTTGCTCTGCTGTATTAGATCAAGTGCTAATTTGGTATTGTCGAATAACTCCTCGTAAAGCTCTTTGCTCATTACATCTTTACTGATTAATTTGCTGCCCATACCTACGGCACAAACACCAGCTTTAAACCAGGTTTTTAAATTATCGGCATTAATTTCCACTCCACCGGTAGGCATAAACAGCTGTCCGGCGAAAAGATCTTTAATTGACGAAATAAATTCAGGGCCTAAAATATTGGCAGGAAAAATTTTGATCAGCATGGCCTTATGCTCCTGGGCAATGCTGATTTCAGTCGGTGTCATACAGCCCGGGATCCATAACATACCAATTTTGTTGGCAATTTCGGCAACTGCCGGATTTATGATCGGTGCCACAATAAAATCTGTTCCTGCCTCGATAAAAGCATTTGCATCAGCAGGGGTTTTAATGGTTCCGATACCCAGATAAAGATCAGGCATTTCGGCATCGCGTACTTCCTTTAGCTTTTTAAAGTTCGGCAAAGCCGATTTACCTCGGTTGGTATATTCGAAAACACGTACACCTGCTTTATACAGCGTGCGTAATATTTCAACGCTACCTGCTTCGCTATCCTGATAAAAAAGCGGTAACATGCCCTGCTCTAAAATGGCATCTAAAATTTTGTGCTTGTTGCTAATCATTGCGTATTATTCTTTTTTCTATATCAGCTACGGTACTGGTTGTAGCATCACTTGGAATGTATAATTTATCGTAAGCTGCCGCTGTGGCAAAATTTAAGGTTTCTTTGGCGGATAACTGATTGTAAAAACCATAAATTAAACCTGCCATAAAACAGTCACCACTGCCCACTTTATCTAAAATTTCGTCCGAAACATATTCTTCAGAAACCGTTAGTTCACCAACGGTATAAATGGCAGTGTAATACCTGATGCCT
Proteins encoded in this region:
- a CDS encoding MFS transporter, with amino-acid sequence MNQPKTSKYRWTICLLLFLATTINYLDRQVLSLTWTDFIKPEFHWDNNDYGNITALFSIFYAISMLFAGRLVDKLDTKKGFLWAIGVWSVGACLHAFCGIATAGIINGNWFVGFEGAKEIIARVNDTGLVVSVSVTLFIFARFVLAVGEAGNFPAAIKATAEYFPKKDRAFATSIFNAGATVGALAAPITIPFIAKAYGWEMSFIIIGALGFIWMGLWVFVYNKPELHKRVSAEELAYIQQDVINDRKLADYVEETKEKVSFIDCFKYKQTWAFAFGKFMTDGVWWFFLFWTPAYLKSVYGMDSTQSALPLFVLYMITLLSIIGGWLPTYFVDKKGMNPYEGRMRAMLIFAFFPLLALAAQPLGHITYWIPVIIIGIAGAAHQAWSANIFSTVGDMFPKKAIATITGIGGMAGGLGSFIINKGSGLLFDYTGKNEIVFMGFKGEEAGYFIIFSICAVCYLIGWTVMKTLVPKYKVIELK
- a CDS encoding bifunctional 4-hydroxy-2-oxoglutarate aldolase/2-dehydro-3-deoxy-phosphogluconate aldolase, which encodes MISNKHKILDAILEQGMLPLFYQDSEAGSVEILRTLYKAGVRVFEYTNRGKSALPNFKKLKEVRDAEMPDLYLGIGTIKTPADANAFIEAGTDFIVAPIINPAVAEIANKIGMLWIPGCMTPTEISIAQEHKAMLIKIFPANILGPEFISSIKDLFAGQLFMPTGGVEINADNLKTWFKAGVCAVGMGSKLISKDVMSKELYEELFDNTKLALDLIQQSK